The Corythoichthys intestinalis isolate RoL2023-P3 chromosome 1, ASM3026506v1, whole genome shotgun sequence genome has a segment encoding these proteins:
- the LOC130915857 gene encoding gastrula zinc finger protein XlCGF62.1-like — protein MPYIKQEAELETTDMKEEDQEVEITKFSIDVSVKSEEDEGPSEESESANPSSDSSFQHLTTKGEGRSQPDGLLAPLSDSDNITSHSSDFNTDEEEEDKSLKKSSLKRDTKQCAVGKLFPCSLCEKTFSWKRNLKVHMHTHDEEKPFACTLCDKKYFTKSNLNVHTRTHTGEKPFVCTHCDKRFCHKNVLEEHTRTHTGEKPFACTLCGKTFTRKGYFVLHTRSHAGEKPFACTLCGKRFVYKSGLNKHTRRHTGEKPFACSFCEKRFAGKELLKIHTRTHTGEKPFACTSCGKRFTQRGNLNIHTRTHTGE, from the coding sequence ATGCCGTACATAAAACAGGAGGCAGAGCTAGAGACCACCGACATGAAAGAAGAAGACCAGGAAGTTGAAATCACCAAGTTTTCAATAGATGTCAGTGTGAAGAGCGAAGAAGACGAAGGACCAAGCGAAGAGAGTGAATCAGCGAACCCTTCGAGCGACAGCTCATTTCAGCACTTGACAACAAAAGGAGAGGGACGATCGCAACCGGACGGCCTTTTAGCTCCGCTTTCGGACAGCGACAATATAACGTCACATTCTTCTGACTTTAATACtgatgaggaggaggaagacAAATCTTTAAAGAAGTCATCATTGAAAAGGGACACAAAGCAATGTGCAGTTGGGAAACTTTTTCCCTGCTCACTCtgtgaaaaaacattttcttggaaaCGTAATTTAAAAGTACACATGCATACACACGATgaggagaagccttttgcctgtacactttgtgataaaaaatactTCACCAAGTCAAATTTAAAcgttcacacaagaacacacactggagagaagcctttcgtctgcacacattgcgataaaagattttgtcATAAAAATGTTTTAGAAGAGCAtacgcgtacacacactggagaaaagccttttgcctgcacactttgtggtaaaacatTCACTCGGAAGGGATATTTTGTATTGCACACAAGAAGCCacgctggagagaagccttttgcctgcacactttgtggtaaaagattcgttTATAAGAGCGGTTTAAACAAACACACGCGCAGACACacaggagagaagcctttcgcctgctcatTTTGCGAAAAAAGATTCGCCGGCAAGGAACTTTTAAAaattcacacaagaacacacactggagaaaagccttttgcctgcacatctTGTGGTAAACGATTCAC
- the LOC130923620 gene encoding oocyte zinc finger protein XlCOF22-like isoform X2, with protein sequence MPYIKQEAELETTDMKEEDQEVEITKFSIDVSVKSEEVEGPSEESGTANPSSDSSFQHLTTKGEGRSQPDGLLAPLSDSDNITSHSSDFDTDEEEDDFDQNASYSLNKSSLKRETKECVVGRPFSCSFCDKTFSWKYSLKVHMSTHTGEKPFACTLCDKKYFTRASLKVHARTHTGEKPFACTHCDKRFIQKNVLEEHTRTHTGEKPFACTLCGKRFTQRAHFVSHTRKHAGEKAFACILCGKRFVERWGLNRHTSRHTGEKPFACSFCEKRFIDSSSLKIHTRTHTGEKPFACTSCGKRFTQRGNLNIHTRTHTGE encoded by the coding sequence ATGCCGTACATCAAACAGGAGGCAGAGCTAGAGACCACCGACATGAAAGAAGAAGACCAGGAAGTTGAAATCACCAAGTTTTCAATAGATGTCAGTGTGAAGAGCGAAGAAGTCGAAGGACCAAGCGAAGAGAGCGGAACGGCAAACCCTTCGAGCGACAGCTCATTTCAGCACTTGACAACAAAAGGAGAGGGACGATCGCAACCGGACGGCCTTTTAGCTCCGCTTTCGGACAGCGACAATATAACGTCACATTCTTCTGACTTTGATACTGATGAGGAGGAGGatgactttgaccaaaatgcttCATATTCTTTAAACAAGTCATCATTAAAAAGAGAGACAAAGGAATGCGTGGTTGGgagacctttttcctgctcattctgtgataaaacattttcttggaaaTATAGTTTAAAAGTACACATGtccacacacactggagaaaagccttttgcctgcacactttgtgataaaaaatactTCACGAGGGCAAGTTTAAAAGTTCacgcaagaacacacactggggagaagcctttcgcctgcacgcattgcgataaaagatttattCAGAAAAATGTTTTAGAAGAGCAtacgcgtacacacactggagaaaagccttttgcctgcacactttgtggtaaaagattcactcagaGGGCACATTTTGTATCCCACACAAGAAAGCACGCTGGAGAGAAGGCGTTTGCCTGCAtcctttgtggtaaaagattcgtcGAAAGGTGGGGCTTAAACAGACACACAAgcagacacactggagagaagcctttcgcctgctcattttgtgaaaaaagATTCATCGACAGCAGCAGTTTAAAaattcacacaagaacacacactggagaaaagccttttgcctgcacatctTGTGGAAAAAGATTTACCCAAAGGGGAAATTtaaacatacacacacgcacacacactggagagtag